Proteins from a genomic interval of Polaribacter sp. Q13:
- a CDS encoding sodium:proton antiporter — MIELAGIIILGILSQWVAWKFKIPAILPLILIGLLVGPIAAEFLSSDGTKWIEPIWNGEKGLFPGESLYYFVSLAISIILFEGGLTLKRSEIKNVGPVITKLITLGSAITFFGAGIVAHYVFNLGWELSFLFSGLIIVTGPTVITPILRNIPLKKDISTVLKWEGILIDPIGALVAVLVFEFISVDGGSGFTKTALMEFGKILLFGTTFGFTFAHALAFSINKKMIPHYLLNVVSLSAVLLVFVLSELFAHESGLLAVVVMGMVLGNGKLANLKELLYFKESLSILLISILFILLSANINIEDLLLLYTWKTAALFAIVVFVIRPLAVFTSTRKSKLKFNEKLFISWVGPRGIVAAGIASLFGSKLIKQGVEGAEYITPLVFMIVLGTVLFNATTARLFAKMVGVFLKSSDAILIVGASSPARLIAKYLTDNEKRVILIDSNKNFIQKSLKAGLEAFEIDIYNQDLTDNIELNDVGYLIAMTGSEAVNKFAVDSFSENFGEKGAYRLATSEEILRKNISIDEQRGFFTPKDDYINLSEAFRDNPKIYEVEIETEADYNTMTTKLFNELKSVLLFVKKDDKLYLMSEFEKEQLAKDNCTLIYLGKNVEVIKPNK; from the coding sequence ATGATAGAATTAGCAGGTATAATTATTTTAGGAATATTATCACAATGGGTAGCATGGAAATTTAAAATTCCTGCAATTTTACCTTTAATTTTAATTGGTTTGCTAGTAGGGCCAATTGCAGCTGAATTTTTAAGTAGCGACGGTACAAAATGGATAGAGCCAATTTGGAACGGCGAAAAAGGACTTTTCCCTGGAGAAAGTTTGTATTACTTTGTGTCTTTAGCTATTAGTATTATTCTTTTTGAAGGTGGTTTAACTTTAAAAAGAAGTGAAATAAAAAATGTGGGTCCTGTTATTACCAAACTAATTACGTTGGGGTCTGCAATTACTTTTTTTGGAGCAGGTATTGTGGCGCATTATGTTTTTAATTTAGGTTGGGAACTTTCTTTTCTATTTTCTGGTTTAATCATCGTTACTGGTCCTACTGTAATAACTCCTATTTTAAGAAACATACCTCTAAAAAAAGACATTTCTACGGTTTTAAAATGGGAAGGAATTTTAATAGATCCAATTGGTGCGCTGGTTGCCGTATTGGTTTTCGAGTTTATTAGTGTAGATGGTGGAAGTGGTTTTACAAAAACGGCCTTAATGGAGTTTGGTAAAATATTACTTTTTGGAACCACTTTTGGGTTTACGTTTGCACACGCATTAGCTTTTTCTATTAATAAAAAAATGATTCCTCATTATTTACTAAACGTAGTTTCTTTATCTGCCGTTTTGTTGGTCTTCGTTTTATCAGAATTGTTTGCTCATGAATCTGGTTTATTAGCAGTGGTAGTAATGGGAATGGTTTTAGGAAATGGAAAGTTGGCCAATTTAAAAGAACTCCTTTATTTTAAAGAATCTTTAAGTATTTTATTAATTTCAATCTTATTTATTTTATTATCTGCCAATATAAATATAGAAGATTTACTCTTGTTATATACTTGGAAAACTGCAGCGCTTTTTGCTATTGTAGTTTTTGTAATTAGACCTTTAGCTGTTTTTACAAGTACCAGAAAATCTAAATTAAAATTCAACGAAAAGCTATTTATAAGTTGGGTTGGGCCTCGTGGAATTGTTGCCGCAGGTATTGCTTCATTATTTGGAAGCAAGTTAATTAAACAAGGAGTAGAAGGAGCGGAGTATATTACGCCTTTGGTTTTTATGATTGTTTTAGGAACCGTTTTATTTAATGCAACCACGGCAAGATTATTTGCAAAAATGGTAGGTGTTTTTCTAAAAAGTTCTGATGCTATTTTAATAGTAGGTGCTTCGAGTCCGGCTAGATTAATTGCTAAATATTTAACCGACAATGAAAAAAGAGTTATTTTGATAGATTCTAACAAAAACTTTATTCAAAAATCTTTAAAAGCAGGTTTAGAAGCTTTTGAAATAGATATTTATAACCAAGACTTAACCGATAATATTGAATTAAATGACGTAGGTTATTTAATAGCAATGACCGGAAGTGAAGCCGTTAATAAGTTTGCAGTAGACAGTTTTTCTGAAAATTTTGGAGAAAAAGGGGCGTATAGGCTAGCAACTTCAGAAGAGATTTTAAGAAAAAATATAAGCATAGATGAACAACGAGGTTTCTTTACTCCTAAAGACGATTATATAAATTTAAGTGAAGCGTTTAGAGACAATCCTAAAATTTATGAAGTTGAAATAGAAACAGAAGCAGATTACAATACAATGACAACCAAATTGTTTAATGAATTAAAATCGGTGCTTTTATTTGTAAAGAAAGATGATAAATTATACCTAATGTCAGAATTTGAAAAAGAACAGTTGGCAAAAGACAATTGTACATTAATCTATTTAGGTAAAAATGTAGAAGTTATTAAGCCAAATAAGTAG
- a CDS encoding DNA mismatch repair protein MutS: MNYFLCIAVIFILWFIVSNFNKKKRLKKRSALLYKNWGNLKKDEYFNFFVIGKYFENNAHKEKAYHILSEKSKIDFDIDDIFKFVDRTSSKIGQQYLYFKLRTIGTLKDLLKFDELTTLFQKDKDLSVSCQLELSKLNNNDSYYLEELINDKPLEKPKYLWIVRGLTITAILSIILLFFYPIFSLLLVPVFSANLFFHYKNKYNVAYYLNGVTQLSSALKVSNKLAKNPKIVAHFKDISFIESIKSIQLKTEFIAFEKNVTDEYLFFFWFLAEMIKILFNVEYLVFYSFLDAISKERKSIESLFVFIGEIDAAISTASLKSGGLKICTPTFNNDNELKVTNLKHPLIENCIPNDVFLSQKSMLLTGSNMSGKTTFIRTVAINSILAQTLHLCFADSYTAPFYKIYSSIRITDDLLDNTSYYLQEVLTVKELIDASKDENPCLFVLDEIFKGTNTIERISGGKAILSYLNKKQHTVLVSTHDIELTDLLVKENYDLYHFSEQIEHNNLFFDHQLKAGKLKTRNAIKILELYKYPAAIIKNAKEIESTYLA; this comes from the coding sequence ATGAATTATTTTTTATGTATTGCTGTTATTTTTATTCTCTGGTTTATAGTTAGCAACTTCAATAAAAAAAAGCGTTTAAAAAAACGGAGCGCATTACTTTATAAAAATTGGGGAAATCTAAAAAAGGACGAATACTTTAACTTTTTTGTCATTGGAAAATATTTTGAGAACAATGCTCATAAAGAAAAAGCATATCATATTTTATCAGAAAAAAGTAAAATAGATTTTGATATTGATGACATTTTTAAGTTTGTAGACCGAACTTCTTCTAAAATTGGTCAGCAATATTTATATTTTAAATTAAGAACCATTGGTACTCTTAAAGACCTATTAAAATTTGATGAATTAACTACTTTGTTTCAAAAAGACAAAGATTTAAGTGTTTCTTGTCAGTTAGAATTGTCTAAATTAAACAATAATGATTCTTATTATTTAGAAGAATTGATCAATGACAAACCATTAGAAAAACCAAAATACTTATGGATTGTTAGAGGTTTAACAATTACTGCAATTTTATCAATTATACTTTTATTTTTCTATCCAATATTTAGTCTTTTATTGGTGCCTGTTTTTTCTGCAAACCTATTTTTTCATTATAAAAATAAGTACAACGTTGCCTATTATTTAAATGGTGTAACGCAATTATCTAGCGCATTAAAAGTGAGCAATAAATTGGCAAAAAACCCTAAAATAGTGGCTCATTTTAAAGACATTTCTTTTATTGAAAGCATAAAATCTATTCAACTAAAAACCGAATTTATTGCTTTTGAAAAGAATGTTACAGATGAATATTTATTCTTTTTTTGGTTTTTAGCAGAAATGATAAAAATACTATTTAATGTAGAGTATTTAGTGTTTTATAGTTTCTTAGACGCTATTAGTAAGGAAAGAAAAAGCATAGAAAGCTTATTTGTTTTTATCGGCGAAATTGATGCTGCTATTTCTACCGCTTCTTTAAAATCTGGAGGTTTAAAAATATGTACGCCTACTTTTAATAATGATAATGAATTAAAGGTTACCAACCTTAAACATCCTTTAATTGAAAATTGTATTCCCAATGATGTGTTTTTATCACAAAAAAGCATGCTTTTAACCGGGTCTAATATGTCTGGTAAAACTACTTTTATAAGAACTGTTGCCATTAATAGTATTTTAGCACAAACGCTTCATCTTTGTTTTGCAGATTCTTATACCGCTCCTTTTTACAAAATATATTCTTCTATTAGAATTACCGATGATTTGCTAGACAACACCAGTTATTATTTACAAGAAGTACTTACCGTTAAGGAATTAATTGATGCATCCAAAGACGAAAACCCTTGTTTATTTGTACTGGATGAAATTTTTAAAGGAACCAATACCATCGAAAGAATTTCTGGTGGAAAAGCTATTTTATCTTATTTAAATAAAAAGCAACATACCGTTTTAGTTTCTACACACGATATTGAATTAACAGATTTATTAGTAAAAGAAAATTACGATTTATATCACTTTAGTGAACAAATAGAGCATAATAACCTCTTTTTTGATCATCAACTAAAAGCAGGAAAATTAAAAACTCGGAATGCAATTAAAATTCTAGAGTTATATAAGTATCCTGCTGCTATTATTAAGAATGCGAAAGAAATTGAGTCTACTTATTTGGCTTAA